A genomic segment from Aegilops tauschii subsp. strangulata cultivar AL8/78 chromosome 1, Aet v6.0, whole genome shotgun sequence encodes:
- the LOC109756397 gene encoding uncharacterized protein isoform X2, with protein MDGGETQVVDDGGTPPLGSPVSSGATTQSGGEEDDNGLRLGSPVSSGDTTQSGGEDDGGGGGVLYGETQPLDNDEETEAIDDEFEGEGEERMSDDTQVVEDSEDDAGGVAGQTQAVEEEEEGDGGSTEDEAGDGDRTQLIEECEVEDGGSGETQLVEECQEEERVNDSSDDEAAVQRGTTQLVDECQEEERVNDSSDDDAADQRGMTQLVEDSDKEMGDDGDDELSQGTQVQSDDESLPNNETVVKDYAEDSVDSDASTEEEGDTVRSLERGKRHDLTNGTVLRTEISHEKDGSKSKGRCSTAKKLFTDTTNEENEIKSRCFAGLSYLGSQEPGELSQANALDFVEGLISINGGISSQEPTPKKLEKAKPPVSIKMGTLLLAEKVDRHRSSRGKAEVFAWVDSREDDGGGDFFRKNKDILLQQSAGRGKSNIPRPKKCSTKIAPPDKKIIEGCKRRTKSKPCEKTETLPSSDSRLLKSEVKSKKASGKRTKKNLLKDLDDHLSTAKPIKRQLEKVSVDLHDVGQDTQMAIEAIEALAQSSPAENLSAEVEPPMKRDLRVVSKVEKSNPKSDPPRKRTSSVQEGVTTRSKRIKVTEMNHKPQKDMRQNLEDRATKAKHKQAKPVPQKNKVTKIVDGNKYDSTPIAHRTRHTGRNNLYESPELCSNKNLKKATVGEVRNNHSEHVLERPMISERTTEYGSGSVLKENTENTCANNAQGLQQSTDASIRHTSANVAQNLEPLRDEPTTHVFRREPSSHPKQRRTPTAVVQAKAPAVTEAATGHDVTRPSKKRRIFISSSELLTYARRERSDCRSTSLLSSIITQSSAASPVLDSSSGVNSKTSGFSSSDRRQKKSPGVKNASNSPKCNSPVLNSALKTSSKVVNKLSPTFSPLNPSKASNRSLLKSSVAKELLELDPENALPSRYRKDSRRKDMTSCSIIFSHHLDEDVIKRQKKILARLGAHEALSVADATHFVADGFYRTKNMLEAVTRGKLVVTSMWLESCGAAGCFVNDKKYILRDAKKEKEMGFSMPISLASACKSPLLLGKRVFVTQNVKPSREVVTSLVSASSGQPLERMGRSIRKEKEAPDDLLVISCEEDYQTCAPLIEKGVDVFDAELLLNGIVTQKLDYERHRLFLDRVKQTRSTRWLKDGAHGRFVPISKS; from the exons ATGGACGGCGGGGAGACCCAGGTCGTGGACGACGGAGGGACGCCGCCGTTGG GGTCTCCAGTTAGCTCCGGCGCCACGACCCAGAGCGGGGGCGAGGAGGATGACAACGGTCTGAGATTAGGGTCTCCAGTTAGCTCCGGTGACACGACGCAGAGCGGGGGCGAggacgatggcggcggcggcggcgtgctgtATGGCGAGACGCAGCCGCTGGACAATGACGAGGAGACCGAGGCGATTGATGATGAAtttgagggggagggggaggagaggaTGTCTGATGACACGCAGGTGGTGGAGGACTCAGAGGATGATGCGGGTGGCGTCGCTGGGCAGACGCAGGCGgtagaggaggaggaagagggagatGGTGGCAGCACGGAGGATGAAGCTGGTGATGGGGATAGGACTCAGTTGATTGAAGAATGCGAGGTTGAGGATGGTGGGAGCGGAGAGACCCAGTTGGTCGAGGAATGTCAGGAAGAGGAGAGAGTAAATGATAGCAGTGATGATGAGGCTGCTGTTCAACGGGGGACGACCCAGTTGGTCGACGAATGTCAGGAAGAGGAGAGGGTAAATGATAGCAGCGATGATGATGCTGCCGATCAACGTGGGATGACCCAGTTGGTTGAAGACTCGGATAAAGAGAtgggtgatgatggtgatgatgagtTGAGCCAGGGCACTCAAGTGCAAAGTGACGATGAGAGCCTGCCAAATAATGAGACAGTTGTGAAGGATTATGCCGAGGATTCGGTAGATTCTGATGCTTCCACGGAAGAAGAGGGTGACACAG TCAGAAGTTTGGAACGAGGGAAAAGGCATGATTTGACCAATGGAACAGTTCTCCGAACGGAAATT AGCCATGAAAAAGACGGGAGTAAAAGCAAAGGCAGGTGCTCAACAGCAAAGAAGCTTTTTACCGACACAACGAACGAAGAGAATGAAATCAAGAGCAGGTGTTTTGCTGGACTAAGCTATCTCGGATCACAGGAGCCTGGTGAGTTATCTCAAGCAAATGCTTTGGACTTTGTGGAAGGGTTGATCTCAATTAATGGCGGCATATCGTCTCAAGAAccaacaccaaaaaaattagaaAAAGCAAAGCCACCTGTTTCAATTAAGATGGGAACTTTACTATTGGCTGAGAAGGTTGACCGGCATAGAAGTTCCAGAGGAAAGGCAGAAGTCTTTGCATGGGTGGATAGTCGCGAGGATGATGGCGGAGGTGATTTTTTCAGGAAAAACAAGGATATCTTGTTGCAGCAATCAGCTGGCAGAGGGAAATCAAACATTCCCAGGCCAAAGAAGTGCTCCACAAAAATTGCACCTCCTGACAAGAAAATAATAGAGGGATGCAAAAGGAGAACGAAGTCCAAACCTTGTGAGAAGACTGAAACTTTACCTTCATCGGATTCGAGACTACTAAAAAGTGAGGTGAAGAGTAAGAAGGCTTCTGGAAAAAGGACTAAGAAAAACCTTTTGAAAGACTTGGATGATCATCTATCAACTGCCAAACCTATTAAAAGACAGCTGGAAAAGGTCAGTGTGGATTTGCATGATGTTGGTCAGGATACTCAAATGGCCATCGAAGCTATAGAAGCACTGGCACAAAGTTCCCCTGCTGAAAACTTGTCAGCCGAAGTTGAACCTCCAATGAAGAGAGATCTGAGAGTTGTATCTAAAGTAGAAAAAAGTAACCCAAAGAGTGACCCTCCTAGAAAGAGAACCAGCAGCGTCCAGGAAGGTGTCACGACACGTTCTAAAAGAATAAAAGTAACTGAGATGAACCACAAACCTCAGAAAGACATGCGACAAAATTTAGAAGATCGTGCAACAAAGGCGAAACATAAGCAGGCAAAGCCAGTACCACAGAAGAATAAAGTTACGAAGATAGTCGATGGAAATAAGTATGACAGTACACCTATTGCTCATCGAACAAGGCACACTGGTAGAAATAACCTCTATGAGTCTCCTGAGTTATGTTCTAATAAGAACTTAAAGAAGGCCACTGTTGGAGAAGTAAGAAATAATCATAGTGAACATGTACTCGAGAGACCGATGATTAGTGAGAGAACCACAGAATATGGTTCGGGTTCTGTGTTAAAAGAAAACACAGAGAATACATGTGCAAATAATGCTCAGGGTCTTCAGCAAAGTACTGATGCAAGCATACGGCATACCAGTGCAAATGTTGCTCAGAACCTTGAACCATTAAGAGATGAACCAACAACTCATGTCTTCCGCAGAGAGCCCTCATCTCACCCCAAACAGAGAAGAACACCTACTGCAGTTGTACAGGCAAAGGCTCCTGCAGTTACCGAGGCTGCTACAGGTCATGATGTGACAAGGCCATCCAAGAAAAGACGGATTTTTATTAGCAGTTCAGAACTGCTAACGTATGCAAGGAGGGAGCGCTCCGATTGCAGATCAACTTCTTTGCTGTCTAGTATTATCACACAATCATCAGCTGCTTCTCCTGTACTTGATTCTTCATCGGGAGTTAACAGCAAAACTTCTGGTTTTAGTAGCTCTGATCGGCGACAAAAGAAATCACCCGGTGTTAAGAATGCAAGCAACTCACCAAAATGTAACTCTCCAGTTCTGAATAGTGCCCTGAAAACATCTTCTAAAGTGGTAAACAAATTGTCACCTACTTTCAGTCCTCTAAATCCATCAAAAGCTTCAAATAGGAGCTTGTTGAAATCCTCTGTTGCCAAAGAGCTGCTGGAGTTAGATCCTGAAAATGCTCTACCAAGTCGATACCGAAAGGATTCTAGAAGAAAAGATATGACGAGTTGCAGTATTATTTTCAGCCATCATTTGGATGAGGATGTGATCAAGCGTCAGAAGAAG ATCTTGGCACGCTTAGGAGCCCATGAAGCACTTTCCGTTGCAGATGCAACACATTTTGTGGCGGATGGTTTTTACCGCACAAAGAATATGCTGGAGGCAGTTACACGTGGCAAACTGGTAGTGACATCAATGTGGCTTGAAAGTTGTGGAGCAGCAGGCTGTTTTGTAAACGATAAGAAGTATATTCTGAGGGATGCCAAAAAGGAAAAGGAGATGGGTTTCAGCATGCCTATATCACTGGCCTCAGCTTGCAAGAGTCCTTTGCTGTTG GGGAAAAGAGTGTTTGTGACACAAAATGTGAAGCCAAGTCGAGAGGTGGTGACTAGCTTGGTTTCCGCATCTTCTGGGCAG
- the LOC109756397 gene encoding uncharacterized protein isoform X1, whose product MDGGETQVVDDGGTPPLGSPVSSGATTQSGGEEDDNGLRLGSPVSSGDTTQSGGEDDGGGGGVLYGETQPLDNDEETEAIDDEFEGEGEERMSDDTQVVEDSEDDAGGVAGQTQAVEEEEEGDGGSTEDEAGDGDRTQLIEECEVEDGGSGETQLVEECQEEERVNDSSDDEAAVQRGTTQLVDECQEEERVNDSSDDDAADQRGMTQLVEDSDKEMGDDGDDELSQGTQVQSDDESLPNNETVVKDYAEDSVDSDASTEEEGDTVRSLERGKRHDLTNGTVLRTEIVDNSTSCNAFFGDCPGRGIDDGSFGYVQSHEKDGSKSKGRCSTAKKLFTDTTNEENEIKSRCFAGLSYLGSQEPGELSQANALDFVEGLISINGGISSQEPTPKKLEKAKPPVSIKMGTLLLAEKVDRHRSSRGKAEVFAWVDSREDDGGGDFFRKNKDILLQQSAGRGKSNIPRPKKCSTKIAPPDKKIIEGCKRRTKSKPCEKTETLPSSDSRLLKSEVKSKKASGKRTKKNLLKDLDDHLSTAKPIKRQLEKVSVDLHDVGQDTQMAIEAIEALAQSSPAENLSAEVEPPMKRDLRVVSKVEKSNPKSDPPRKRTSSVQEGVTTRSKRIKVTEMNHKPQKDMRQNLEDRATKAKHKQAKPVPQKNKVTKIVDGNKYDSTPIAHRTRHTGRNNLYESPELCSNKNLKKATVGEVRNNHSEHVLERPMISERTTEYGSGSVLKENTENTCANNAQGLQQSTDASIRHTSANVAQNLEPLRDEPTTHVFRREPSSHPKQRRTPTAVVQAKAPAVTEAATGHDVTRPSKKRRIFISSSELLTYARRERSDCRSTSLLSSIITQSSAASPVLDSSSGVNSKTSGFSSSDRRQKKSPGVKNASNSPKCNSPVLNSALKTSSKVVNKLSPTFSPLNPSKASNRSLLKSSVAKELLELDPENALPSRYRKDSRRKDMTSCSIIFSHHLDEDVIKRQKKILARLGAHEALSVADATHFVADGFYRTKNMLEAVTRGKLVVTSMWLESCGAAGCFVNDKKYILRDAKKEKEMGFSMPISLASACKSPLLLGKRVFVTQNVKPSREVVTSLVSASSGQPLERMGRSIRKEKEAPDDLLVISCEEDYQTCAPLIEKGVDVFDAELLLNGIVTQKLDYERHRLFLDRVKQTRSTRWLKDGAHGRFVPISKS is encoded by the exons ATGGACGGCGGGGAGACCCAGGTCGTGGACGACGGAGGGACGCCGCCGTTGG GGTCTCCAGTTAGCTCCGGCGCCACGACCCAGAGCGGGGGCGAGGAGGATGACAACGGTCTGAGATTAGGGTCTCCAGTTAGCTCCGGTGACACGACGCAGAGCGGGGGCGAggacgatggcggcggcggcggcgtgctgtATGGCGAGACGCAGCCGCTGGACAATGACGAGGAGACCGAGGCGATTGATGATGAAtttgagggggagggggaggagaggaTGTCTGATGACACGCAGGTGGTGGAGGACTCAGAGGATGATGCGGGTGGCGTCGCTGGGCAGACGCAGGCGgtagaggaggaggaagagggagatGGTGGCAGCACGGAGGATGAAGCTGGTGATGGGGATAGGACTCAGTTGATTGAAGAATGCGAGGTTGAGGATGGTGGGAGCGGAGAGACCCAGTTGGTCGAGGAATGTCAGGAAGAGGAGAGAGTAAATGATAGCAGTGATGATGAGGCTGCTGTTCAACGGGGGACGACCCAGTTGGTCGACGAATGTCAGGAAGAGGAGAGGGTAAATGATAGCAGCGATGATGATGCTGCCGATCAACGTGGGATGACCCAGTTGGTTGAAGACTCGGATAAAGAGAtgggtgatgatggtgatgatgagtTGAGCCAGGGCACTCAAGTGCAAAGTGACGATGAGAGCCTGCCAAATAATGAGACAGTTGTGAAGGATTATGCCGAGGATTCGGTAGATTCTGATGCTTCCACGGAAGAAGAGGGTGACACAG TCAGAAGTTTGGAACGAGGGAAAAGGCATGATTTGACCAATGGAACAGTTCTCCGAACGGAAATTGTAGACAACTCTACCTCGTGTAATGCGTTCTTTGGTGATTGCCCAGGTCGTGGGATTGATGACGGGTCTTTTGGTTATGTACAGAGCCATGAAAAAGACGGGAGTAAAAGCAAAGGCAGGTGCTCAACAGCAAAGAAGCTTTTTACCGACACAACGAACGAAGAGAATGAAATCAAGAGCAGGTGTTTTGCTGGACTAAGCTATCTCGGATCACAGGAGCCTGGTGAGTTATCTCAAGCAAATGCTTTGGACTTTGTGGAAGGGTTGATCTCAATTAATGGCGGCATATCGTCTCAAGAAccaacaccaaaaaaattagaaAAAGCAAAGCCACCTGTTTCAATTAAGATGGGAACTTTACTATTGGCTGAGAAGGTTGACCGGCATAGAAGTTCCAGAGGAAAGGCAGAAGTCTTTGCATGGGTGGATAGTCGCGAGGATGATGGCGGAGGTGATTTTTTCAGGAAAAACAAGGATATCTTGTTGCAGCAATCAGCTGGCAGAGGGAAATCAAACATTCCCAGGCCAAAGAAGTGCTCCACAAAAATTGCACCTCCTGACAAGAAAATAATAGAGGGATGCAAAAGGAGAACGAAGTCCAAACCTTGTGAGAAGACTGAAACTTTACCTTCATCGGATTCGAGACTACTAAAAAGTGAGGTGAAGAGTAAGAAGGCTTCTGGAAAAAGGACTAAGAAAAACCTTTTGAAAGACTTGGATGATCATCTATCAACTGCCAAACCTATTAAAAGACAGCTGGAAAAGGTCAGTGTGGATTTGCATGATGTTGGTCAGGATACTCAAATGGCCATCGAAGCTATAGAAGCACTGGCACAAAGTTCCCCTGCTGAAAACTTGTCAGCCGAAGTTGAACCTCCAATGAAGAGAGATCTGAGAGTTGTATCTAAAGTAGAAAAAAGTAACCCAAAGAGTGACCCTCCTAGAAAGAGAACCAGCAGCGTCCAGGAAGGTGTCACGACACGTTCTAAAAGAATAAAAGTAACTGAGATGAACCACAAACCTCAGAAAGACATGCGACAAAATTTAGAAGATCGTGCAACAAAGGCGAAACATAAGCAGGCAAAGCCAGTACCACAGAAGAATAAAGTTACGAAGATAGTCGATGGAAATAAGTATGACAGTACACCTATTGCTCATCGAACAAGGCACACTGGTAGAAATAACCTCTATGAGTCTCCTGAGTTATGTTCTAATAAGAACTTAAAGAAGGCCACTGTTGGAGAAGTAAGAAATAATCATAGTGAACATGTACTCGAGAGACCGATGATTAGTGAGAGAACCACAGAATATGGTTCGGGTTCTGTGTTAAAAGAAAACACAGAGAATACATGTGCAAATAATGCTCAGGGTCTTCAGCAAAGTACTGATGCAAGCATACGGCATACCAGTGCAAATGTTGCTCAGAACCTTGAACCATTAAGAGATGAACCAACAACTCATGTCTTCCGCAGAGAGCCCTCATCTCACCCCAAACAGAGAAGAACACCTACTGCAGTTGTACAGGCAAAGGCTCCTGCAGTTACCGAGGCTGCTACAGGTCATGATGTGACAAGGCCATCCAAGAAAAGACGGATTTTTATTAGCAGTTCAGAACTGCTAACGTATGCAAGGAGGGAGCGCTCCGATTGCAGATCAACTTCTTTGCTGTCTAGTATTATCACACAATCATCAGCTGCTTCTCCTGTACTTGATTCTTCATCGGGAGTTAACAGCAAAACTTCTGGTTTTAGTAGCTCTGATCGGCGACAAAAGAAATCACCCGGTGTTAAGAATGCAAGCAACTCACCAAAATGTAACTCTCCAGTTCTGAATAGTGCCCTGAAAACATCTTCTAAAGTGGTAAACAAATTGTCACCTACTTTCAGTCCTCTAAATCCATCAAAAGCTTCAAATAGGAGCTTGTTGAAATCCTCTGTTGCCAAAGAGCTGCTGGAGTTAGATCCTGAAAATGCTCTACCAAGTCGATACCGAAAGGATTCTAGAAGAAAAGATATGACGAGTTGCAGTATTATTTTCAGCCATCATTTGGATGAGGATGTGATCAAGCGTCAGAAGAAG ATCTTGGCACGCTTAGGAGCCCATGAAGCACTTTCCGTTGCAGATGCAACACATTTTGTGGCGGATGGTTTTTACCGCACAAAGAATATGCTGGAGGCAGTTACACGTGGCAAACTGGTAGTGACATCAATGTGGCTTGAAAGTTGTGGAGCAGCAGGCTGTTTTGTAAACGATAAGAAGTATATTCTGAGGGATGCCAAAAAGGAAAAGGAGATGGGTTTCAGCATGCCTATATCACTGGCCTCAGCTTGCAAGAGTCCTTTGCTGTTG GGGAAAAGAGTGTTTGTGACACAAAATGTGAAGCCAAGTCGAGAGGTGGTGACTAGCTTGGTTTCCGCATCTTCTGGGCAG
- the LOC109756394 gene encoding uncharacterized protein — translation MTGKEEQKSRKEKRKEARSEKHKLRFLSWVQHQGGKNKKTAVVSMEPSPAEEVKPKKEPKKRRREPEDSHKSKSKFQEYLEMEMGGAAVGREEDLEMERKLAKKLRVKKGKLGGPDDGMDDLFADLGFCGDYGSDGETEDTKPEKKKRKRKNKNLKDDAMEEGSGKVVDDSKVDKKKKKRKNKKVKDDASEEPGGGGVEMAEESDVSVHESEDEVLNAVETPPVSKAKYVPPSLRAISSSESEEISLLRRRVRGLLNRLSESNVESITQEVAAIFRSVPRGVGCQLIGDEVLASCSRGPRGNERYAAVFAAFIAGMTCLVGMDFSAKILSSLAKSFEDEYSKDDGLSVRNLMLLFSYLCIFDVIACDLVYDLLSVLSERLTELDVSTVLTILQCCGMKLRGDDPGAMKDFVLSIQNLVRQSKLRSAGREDGKADLHSKRMEFMLETICDIKNNKKRSKEDPSQHTRVKKWLQKLKSEDILLRGLKWSKLLDPEKKGQWWLSGDVSSTAGNVEDVAAVISKEVVEAQKLVHLAAAQRMNTDIRRAIFCIIMSAEDYVDAFDKILRLDLSGKQDREIMRVIVDCCLQEKTFNKYYTVLASKLCSHDKNHKFSLQYCIWDRFKELDEMELNRSMNLAKLVAEMLASFSLSLAALKVVNLANPVEMTPKKTMHFRMMFETLMQKEDSLMWNVFTRIVGNPELELLRDGIVMFVRQHVIAKDAGKELAGKFKIAKKALDNSAGVLM, via the exons ATGACTG GGAAGGAAGAGCAGAAGTCTCGCAAGGAGAAGCGAAAGGAAGCGAGATCGGAGAAGCACAAGCTGCGGTTTCTCTCTTGGGTTCAGCACCAG GGTGGCAAAAATAAGAAGACTGCAGTGGTGTCCATGGAACCTAGTCCAGCAGAGGAGGTAAAACCAAAGAAAGAACCcaagaagaggaggagggagcCTGAGGATAGCCACAAGTCCAAGTCCAAATTCCAGGAGTATCTTGAAATGGAGATGGGTGGTGCTGCTGTGGGCAGAGAGGAGGATCTGGAGATGGAGAGGAAGCTTGCAAAAAAGCTCAGGGTGAAGAAAGGAAAGCTGGGAGGTCCGGATGATGGTATGGACGATCTTTTTGCGGACCTCGGATTTTGCGGTGACTATGGTTCGGATGGTGAAACAGAAGATACTAAACCAGAAAAGAAGAAACGGAAAAGGAAAAATAAGAATCTGAAGGATGATGCAATGGAGGAGGGCAGTGGGAAGGTAGTCGATGATAGTAAGGTAgacaagaagaaaaagaagaggaaaaaTAAGAAAGTGAAGGACGATGCTTCGGAGGAACCGGGTGGTGGAGGTGTGGAAATGGCTGAAGAAAGTGATGTATCAGTTCATGAATCTGAGGATGAAGTGCTTAATGCGGTTGAAACGCCTCCTGTGTCAAAGGCGAAGTATGTACCTCCTAGTCTCCGTGCTATTTCTAGTTCAGAATCAGAAGAAATCTCCCTGTTACGCCGGAGAGTGAGAG GACTTCTGAACAGGCTTTCGGAGTCcaatgtggagtctattactcaGGAAGTTGCTGCAATTTTTCGC TCGGTTCCACGAGGTGTTGGCTGTCAGTTAATTGGTGATGAAGTTTTGGCAAGTTGTTCCCGGGGACCTCGTGGCAATGAACG GTATGCTGCTGTATTTGCAGCCTTTATTGCTGGTATGACATGCTTGGTTGGTATGGACTTTAGTGCCAAAATCCTTTCCTCTCTTGCGAAATCTTTTGAG GATGAGTACTCAAAAGACGATGGGTTATCAGTGAGAAATCTTATGTTACTTTTCTCATATTTGTGCATATTCGACGTCATTGCATG CGATCTTGTGTATGATCTTCTCTCAGTGCTGAGTGAGCGCTTGACAGAGCTGGATGTCTCAACAGTGTTAACCATCCTGCAGT GCTGTGGAATGAAGCTGCGGGGAGATGACCCAGGTGCAATGAAAGATTTTGTACTCAGCATTCAGAACTTGGTAAGGCAGTCCAAATTGCGCTCAGCTGGCCGAGAAGATGGAAAAGCAGATCTACATAGTAAACGA ATGGAGTTTATGCTTGAGACGATATGTGACATTAAGAACAACAAGAAAAGGTCCAAAGAGGATCCTTCACAGCATACCCGTGTAAAAAAGTGGCTTCAAAAG CTAAAGTCAGAAGATATCCTCTTGCGCGGGCTAAAATGGAGTAAGCTGTTGGATCCTGAGAAAAAAGGGCAGTGGTGGTTGTCAGGGGATGTATCGTCCACAGCAGGCAATGTTGAAGATGTTGCAGCAGTTATCAGCAAGGAGGTTGTAGAGGCACAGAAACTGGTTCATCTTGCAGCCGCCCAGCGGATGAACACAGATATACGAAGAGCAATCTTTTGCATCATAATGAGCGCCGAAGACTATGTAGATGCTTTTGACAAGATCCTGAGGCTGGACCTATCTGGGAAGCAG GATCGAGAAATTATGAGAGTCATTGTTGACTGTTGTCTGCAGGAAAAGACTTTCAATAAATATTACACAGTCCTTGCCTCCAAGCTATGCAGCCATGATAAGAATCATAAGTTCAGTTTACAG TACTGCATCTGGGACCGTTTTAAGGAGCTAGATGAGATGGAGTTGAATCGGTCCATGAACCTTGCCAAACTAGTTGCAGAGATGCTCGCAAGCTTCTCCCTGTCGCTGGCAGCACTGAAGGTTGTCAACCTGGCGAACCCGGTGGAGATGACCCCCAAAAAGACCATGCATTTCAGGATGATGTTCGAGACCTTGATGCAGAAAGAAGACTCGCTTATGTGGAACGTCTTTACCCGTATCGTCGGG